In the genome of Flavobacteriales bacterium, one region contains:
- the sprA gene encoding cell surface protein SprA, which produces MIRSKIIAPVGLATVIGLATLTSMKPGGSSLLNMFAAPAVAPVTGDVKLPGDTDLPYQPKDRFGDYTGADDNPLYLNDPSNIQRRIEYDPETGQYIITERIGNIDYRNPSYMTFDEFQKYMAQKSEQNYWKQRVSSESFERQRSVIPQIHVGGEAFDRIFGGSTVDIRPQGSAELIFAANISRTDNPALPVKQRRISTFDFQEKIQMNVIGNIGDKLKLTTNYNTEATFDFENQMKLEYTGYEDEIIKKIEAGNVSLPLTGTLITGSQSLFGIKTQLQFGRATVTTIFSQQKGKKSEIELQGGAQTNDFEIKGDNYEANRHFFLSQYFRDQYEPALAHLPTIQSGINITRVEVWVTNKSPTTENTRNIIALTDLGENVSNICDNSSGYITPGSLTVPDNTTNNLMAKITAEAGIRDINSSTGALIATGLKPSQDYEEVESARLLKESEFTVDRRLGFISLNMQLNPDEVLAVAYQYTVGSDLYQVGEFSTDGINNPQNLMVKMLKSTQNNPKDCKWDLMMKNIYAMNAYNVNRDNFQLNVLYYDVDQGSSINYIPEGTVKGTPLITLLNLDNLNTNNDPTPDGYFDFIDDITIRPQNGRIIFPVLEPFGSYLASKINDPNVASKYIFQELYDSTRTAALQIPENKNRFSIKGSYQSSTSSEISLGVPNVPQGSVTVSANGRILQENVDYTVDYMFGRVKILNEGLLASGTPIKISLESNSLFNIQSKTLMGAHMDYRISKDFNLGATVLNLTERPLTQKIQIGDEPISNTIWGIDGNYRTESRFLTKLVDKLPFLETKEVSSITVSAEFANLVPGHQRAIGKDGTAYIDDFEGSETPIDIKSFGAWTLASTPQGQTSMFPEGELINDKAYGFNRAKLAWYFIDPSFLRQDSQTPDHIKNDLNAQSDHYSREVFQQEIFPNRQSQSGQPTNLAVLNLAYYPKERGPYNYDVEPGTYSKGLNADGSLVDPASRWAGIMRKIETNDFESANIEFIEFWMLDPFIYKPNSNGGDLYVDLGNISEDVLRDSRKFFENGLPDKAEVSLVDTTTWGRVPIVQSLVDGFSNEQDARIYQDVGFDGLRDVDERTFFDTSYVSKIAQDPSLGASSAAYINAVRDPSGDDYHYYMGDDYDSARYSILDRYKKYNGPDGNSQESKGSLVTQATSIPDKEDLNRDNNLSKTESYYQYHVSLRPEDLVVGQNNITDKVDYIIELPNGTKDTVSWYQFRIPLKKPQLTVGEISDFRSIRFIRMFLRDFDDDVVCRFATMELVRSEWRKFTDLQGLGELTPDDAEDNTNFDLTTVNIEENSNKTPVNYVLPPGINRELDIATTNLRQLNEQSLVFKVCDLKDGDARGAFKNSSFDLRSYKKLKMFAHAEAVPNNTLGDNDVSVFIRLGTDFNDNYYEYEIPLAVTPAGTTDPYSVWPTSNELDLDLTVLHRVKQNRNIKMLTNSNVTLLNPYTESDGKNYATVRGNPNLSDVRVVMIGVRNPKQGTRAGDDDDGLSKCAEVWVNELRLADFDEKGGWAANARINAKLADFGTLALSGNMSTVGFGSIEKKVSERQREDVQAYDISSNLELGKFLPEKTGIKIPMYLGHSEGFSRPQYNPLDPDILLKPVLDSPEIPQHQRDSIRTTVQSYNKRRSLNFTNVHKDKTGGGKSHFYDVENLSANYAYTESYLRNVQIEHQTARTYKGGLVYNFNTNPKRIEPFKNVPLFKSKHLKLFREFNLYTMPNRVSVRTDLNRLYSENLMRNTKASDFKIPETYNKAFTMGRYYDVKYDLTKSLKLDYSATNLARIDEPEGKIDTEEEKDSIRTNLKHLGRTTAFQQRVSANYTVPLNMIPMLNWITLNGRYTGNFDWQSASLAAESFGNTISNSNQKQVNGQVNLTTLYNKIPALKKLNQPEPPKSNPRTKKPEPPKNPNDSTGTDKDKKDKKEKDTDQYEAFNYLARLLISVKNVSVNYTESRGTQLPGFRPKPYVMGIEKYRSDGQNQYSDELAPGIPYVFGMGQKDIIYRASENGWITRDPLLNNPFMTTYTQNLNLRSSIEPFKDLKVELTATRNYSENEQSYFRWSPDSNRYVNFQPVQTGNLSVSFLSIKTAFKNRDKSAEVFDRFIRGVGADVSALLAQERGITTKDPEGYYEGYGRTSQEVLVPAFIAAYSGRSVRKGFLNIFTAAPKPNWRVTYDGLMKKEFFKKRFKSFSLSHGYRSSFNVGSFTSNLAYVPGGTAKDSKGDYIPERQINQVSLTEQFSPLINVDATWNNSLITRVEIKRDRNLSMNFANLQLTEQRGNELVIGSGYRIRDLELPIQLGKKKLKSDLNLRVDLSIRNNYTVTRKYENGIVINQDAGGNRIISVKTSGDYVINERFNVRVFFDRVITKPVLSSSFPTANTSAGVSVRFTLAQ; this is translated from the coding sequence TTGATACGCTCAAAGATCATAGCACCCGTTGGGCTGGCCACTGTCATAGGATTGGCCACGCTTACCTCCATGAAACCGGGTGGTAGCAGCCTGCTGAACATGTTCGCAGCTCCGGCGGTCGCACCGGTAACGGGAGATGTGAAGCTGCCCGGAGATACCGACCTCCCCTATCAACCCAAAGACCGGTTCGGGGATTACACGGGTGCCGATGACAACCCCCTTTACCTGAACGATCCATCCAATATACAACGGCGCATCGAATACGACCCGGAAACCGGTCAGTACATCATCACCGAACGCATCGGGAACATCGATTACCGCAACCCGTCTTATATGACATTCGACGAGTTCCAGAAGTACATGGCGCAGAAATCCGAACAGAACTACTGGAAGCAAAGGGTCAGCAGCGAAAGCTTTGAAAGACAGCGGTCGGTGATTCCTCAGATCCATGTGGGAGGCGAAGCGTTCGACCGCATTTTCGGAGGTAGTACCGTGGATATCCGCCCGCAGGGATCGGCGGAACTGATCTTTGCAGCCAACATCTCGCGCACCGATAACCCGGCCCTGCCCGTAAAACAACGCCGCATCAGCACGTTCGATTTTCAGGAAAAGATCCAGATGAACGTGATCGGTAACATCGGTGACAAACTCAAACTCACCACCAATTACAACACCGAAGCCACGTTCGATTTTGAGAATCAGATGAAACTGGAATACACGGGTTACGAGGATGAGATCATTAAAAAGATCGAGGCCGGGAACGTGAGCCTGCCGTTGACAGGAACGCTTATCACCGGTAGCCAGAGCCTGTTCGGTATCAAAACACAATTGCAATTCGGAAGAGCCACGGTGACCACCATCTTTTCGCAACAAAAGGGCAAGAAGTCTGAGATTGAATTGCAGGGAGGTGCGCAAACCAACGATTTCGAGATCAAAGGCGACAATTACGAAGCCAACCGCCACTTTTTCCTCTCGCAGTATTTCAGGGACCAGTACGAACCCGCATTGGCCCATCTGCCCACAATTCAGTCGGGCATCAACATCACCCGCGTGGAAGTATGGGTGACCAACAAAAGCCCGACGACCGAGAATACGCGCAACATCATCGCGCTGACCGACCTCGGTGAGAATGTGTCCAATATCTGCGACAATTCCAGCGGCTATATCACCCCCGGTTCGCTGACCGTGCCTGATAACACCACCAACAACCTGATGGCGAAAATCACCGCCGAAGCAGGCATACGGGATATCAATAGTTCCACGGGTGCGCTGATTGCAACCGGTCTGAAGCCGAGCCAGGATTATGAAGAGGTGGAAAGCGCCCGGTTGCTGAAAGAGTCGGAGTTCACCGTAGACCGCCGGCTGGGTTTCATTTCATTGAATATGCAGCTGAATCCAGATGAGGTACTTGCGGTTGCATACCAGTACACTGTGGGCAGCGATCTCTATCAGGTGGGTGAATTCTCCACCGATGGCATCAACAACCCGCAGAACCTGATGGTGAAGATGTTGAAGAGTACCCAGAACAATCCCAAGGATTGCAAATGGGACCTGATGATGAAGAACATCTACGCCATGAATGCCTACAATGTCAACCGGGATAACTTCCAGCTGAACGTTTTGTATTATGATGTGGACCAGGGATCATCCATCAACTACATCCCCGAAGGAACTGTGAAAGGTACACCACTCATCACCCTCCTCAACCTGGATAACCTGAATACCAACAACGATCCTACGCCTGACGGTTATTTCGATTTCATTGATGACATCACCATCCGCCCGCAAAACGGCCGCATCATCTTTCCGGTACTCGAACCGTTCGGCAGCTACCTGGCCTCCAAAATCAATGACCCGAATGTAGCCTCCAAATACATCTTCCAGGAGCTGTATGACTCCACCCGCACCGCAGCCCTGCAGATTCCGGAAAACAAGAACCGCTTCAGCATCAAGGGATCTTATCAGTCGTCCACCAGTTCGGAGATTTCCCTTGGTGTGCCCAATGTGCCCCAAGGATCGGTAACGGTGTCGGCCAATGGACGCATCCTCCAGGAAAATGTCGACTATACGGTCGATTACATGTTCGGTCGGGTGAAAATCCTCAATGAAGGTTTGCTTGCATCCGGTACGCCGATTAAAATTTCATTGGAAAGCAACTCCCTGTTCAACATCCAGTCGAAAACCCTGATGGGTGCCCACATGGATTACCGGATATCAAAAGACTTCAACCTGGGTGCCACTGTCCTCAACCTCACCGAAAGACCCCTCACGCAAAAGATCCAGATCGGCGATGAACCTATCAGCAATACCATCTGGGGGATTGATGGAAACTACCGCACCGAGTCACGATTCCTGACCAAACTGGTTGATAAACTGCCGTTCCTGGAGACCAAAGAAGTTTCTTCGATCACGGTCAGCGCGGAATTTGCCAACCTCGTTCCCGGGCATCAAAGGGCCATTGGTAAAGACGGAACCGCGTACATCGACGACTTTGAAGGCAGCGAAACCCCGATCGACATCAAATCCTTCGGCGCTTGGACACTGGCCAGCACGCCACAAGGGCAAACATCCATGTTTCCGGAAGGGGAACTCATCAATGACAAGGCCTATGGTTTCAACCGGGCCAAATTGGCTTGGTATTTCATCGATCCGTCTTTTCTCAGACAGGATTCCCAGACACCGGATCATATCAAGAACGACCTCAATGCGCAGTCGGATCACTATTCCCGCGAAGTGTTCCAGCAGGAGATTTTCCCCAATCGCCAATCACAAAGCGGCCAGCCGACCAACCTGGCAGTACTCAACCTGGCCTACTACCCGAAAGAAAGAGGACCCTACAACTATGATGTAGAACCCGGTACGTATTCCAAAGGGTTGAATGCCGACGGAAGCCTGGTTGATCCCGCTTCCCGTTGGGCCGGTATCATGCGGAAGATCGAAACCAACGATTTCGAATCAGCCAACATCGAATTCATTGAATTCTGGATGCTGGATCCCTTTATCTACAAACCCAATAGCAATGGCGGTGACCTGTATGTAGACCTGGGAAATATTTCGGAAGATGTACTGCGTGACTCGCGTAAGTTCTTTGAAAACGGACTTCCCGATAAAGCGGAAGTGTCCCTCGTGGATACCACCACCTGGGGGCGTGTGCCCATCGTGCAGTCGCTGGTAGATGGCTTCAGCAATGAACAGGATGCCCGTATATACCAGGACGTAGGTTTCGATGGTTTACGGGACGTTGATGAACGTACTTTCTTCGATACATCCTATGTAAGCAAGATCGCACAGGACCCTTCGCTGGGCGCTTCAAGTGCTGCCTACATCAATGCGGTGAGGGATCCTTCAGGTGACGACTACCATTATTACATGGGGGATGATTACGACAGCGCAAGGTACAGCATCCTCGACCGGTACAAGAAATACAATGGCCCCGACGGTAACTCCCAGGAAAGTAAGGGAAGTCTTGTGACCCAGGCCACATCCATTCCTGACAAGGAAGACCTGAACCGTGACAACAACCTGAGCAAGACCGAAAGCTACTATCAATACCATGTGAGCCTGCGGCCTGAAGACCTGGTGGTCGGACAGAACAACATCACCGACAAAGTGGATTATATCATCGAACTGCCCAACGGAACAAAAGACACCGTATCCTGGTACCAGTTCAGGATACCACTGAAAAAGCCGCAACTTACCGTTGGAGAGATTTCGGATTTCCGTTCCATCCGTTTCATCAGGATGTTCCTGCGTGACTTCGACGACGATGTGGTGTGCAGGTTCGCCACCATGGAACTGGTGCGAAGTGAATGGCGGAAATTCACCGACCTGCAGGGGCTGGGTGAATTGACACCGGACGATGCCGAAGACAACACCAACTTTGACCTGACCACTGTCAACATCGAAGAGAACAGCAACAAAACACCGGTGAACTATGTGCTTCCTCCGGGCATTAACCGGGAGCTCGACATCGCCACCACCAACCTTCGCCAGCTCAATGAACAGTCGCTTGTGTTCAAGGTCTGCGATTTGAAAGACGGAGATGCAAGAGGTGCTTTCAAGAACAGCAGTTTTGATCTTCGTTCATACAAGAAGCTGAAAATGTTCGCTCATGCGGAAGCCGTACCCAACAATACCCTGGGAGATAACGACGTGTCCGTTTTCATCCGCCTCGGTACCGATTTCAACGACAACTACTACGAATACGAAATACCGCTGGCCGTTACCCCCGCCGGTACCACAGACCCCTACAGCGTATGGCCCACTTCCAATGAACTGGATCTTGATCTGACCGTGTTGCATCGTGTGAAGCAGAACCGCAACATCAAGATGCTCACCAATTCCAATGTGACCCTGCTCAACCCATACACCGAATCGGATGGGAAGAACTACGCAACGGTGCGGGGAAATCCGAACCTGAGCGATGTGCGGGTGGTGATGATCGGCGTCAGAAACCCGAAACAGGGTACGCGTGCAGGAGATGATGATGACGGATTGAGCAAGTGTGCCGAAGTATGGGTAAATGAATTGCGCCTGGCCGATTTCGATGAAAAGGGCGGATGGGCGGCCAATGCACGAATCAATGCAAAGCTGGCCGATTTCGGAACCCTGGCTTTGTCGGGTAACATGAGTACGGTCGGTTTCGGCTCCATCGAAAAGAAGGTGAGTGAAAGGCAACGGGAAGATGTGCAGGCGTACGACATTTCCTCCAACCTCGAACTGGGTAAATTTCTCCCGGAGAAAACCGGGATCAAAATCCCGATGTACCTGGGCCACTCGGAAGGGTTCAGCCGGCCGCAGTACAACCCGCTTGACCCCGACATTTTGCTGAAGCCCGTGCTGGATAGTCCGGAGATTCCCCAACACCAGCGTGATTCCATTCGCACCACCGTGCAATCCTACAACAAGCGGCGAAGCCTGAACTTCACCAATGTGCATAAGGATAAGACAGGAGGTGGCAAATCGCACTTCTATGATGTGGAGAACCTGTCGGCCAACTATGCCTATACCGAATCTTATCTCAGGAATGTGCAGATCGAACACCAGACCGCGCGGACTTATAAAGGCGGACTGGTATACAATTTCAACACGAACCCGAAGCGGATTGAGCCCTTCAAGAATGTTCCTTTGTTCAAGTCGAAACACCTGAAGTTGTTCAGAGAATTCAACCTGTATACCATGCCGAACCGCGTGTCGGTACGCACCGACCTCAACAGGCTGTATTCCGAAAACCTGATGCGGAATACCAAAGCATCCGATTTCAAAATCCCGGAAACGTATAATAAGGCGTTTACCATGGGCAGGTACTACGATGTCAAATACGACCTGACCAAATCGTTGAAGCTCGACTACAGCGCCACCAACCTGGCGCGCATCGACGAACCGGAAGGCAAGATTGATACCGAAGAGGAGAAGGACAGCATCCGCACCAACCTGAAACACCTCGGTCGCACCACCGCATTCCAGCAAAGGGTGAGTGCCAACTACACCGTGCCGCTGAACATGATTCCGATGCTGAACTGGATCACACTGAACGGAAGGTATACCGGCAATTTCGACTGGCAAAGTGCTTCACTGGCAGCCGAGAGCTTCGGGAATACCATCAGCAATTCCAACCAGAAACAGGTGAACGGGCAGGTAAATCTGACCACACTCTACAACAAGATCCCGGCTTTGAAAAAACTGAATCAGCCGGAACCACCCAAGTCCAATCCCCGGACTAAAAAACCGGAGCCACCCAAAAACCCGAATGACTCAACGGGTACGGATAAGGACAAAAAAGACAAGAAGGAAAAAGATACGGATCAGTACGAGGCGTTCAACTACCTGGCCAGACTGCTGATCAGCGTGAAGAACGTTTCCGTGAACTACACCGAGAGCCGTGGCACACAACTTCCCGGTTTCAGGCCCAAACCGTACGTCATGGGGATTGAAAAGTATCGCTCCGACGGGCAAAATCAATATTCGGATGAACTGGCACCCGGTATTCCCTATGTGTTCGGGATGGGGCAGAAGGACATCATTTACAGGGCAAGTGAAAACGGTTGGATCACCAGGGATCCTTTGCTCAACAATCCCTTTATGACCACCTACACGCAGAACCTGAATTTGCGGAGCAGCATCGAACCGTTCAAAGACCTCAAAGTGGAACTCACCGCCACCCGCAACTACTCGGAGAACGAGCAGAGCTATTTTCGCTGGAGTCCTGACAGCAACCGTTATGTGAACTTTCAACCGGTGCAGACCGGTAACCTGAGCGTATCGTTCCTTTCAATCAAGACCGCTTTCAAAAACAGGGACAAGAGTGCGGAAGTGTTCGACCGGTTCATCCGGGGAGTAGGAGCGGATGTGTCGGCGCTGCTGGCCCAGGAAAGAGGCATTACCACCAAAGACCCGGAAGGTTACTATGAAGGTTACGGGCGCACTTCCCAGGAGGTACTCGTACCCGCCTTCATCGCGGCCTATTCCGGAAGATCGGTTCGCAAGGGCTTCCTGAATATTTTTACAGCTGCTCCCAAACCCAACTGGCGTGTGACGTACGACGGCCTCATGAAAAAGGAATTCTTCAAGAAACGGTTCAAGTCTTTCAGCCTGAGCCACGGATACAGGTCTTCTTTCAACGTGGGTTCTTTCACATCCAACCTGGCGTATGTACCCGGTGGAACGGCAAAAGATAGCAAAGGCGATTACATCCCGGAGCGACAGATCAACCAGGTATCGCTCACCGAACAGTTCAGTCCGCTGATCAACGTGGATGCAACCTGGAACAACAGCCTCATCACCAGGGTGGAGATCAAACGCGATCGTAACCTGTCGATGAACTTCGCCAACCTGCAGCTCACCGAACAGCGGGGAAATGAACTCGTGATCGGAAGCGGATACCGCATCCGTGACCTGGAACTGCCGATTCAACTTGGAAAGAAGAAACTGAAGAGCGACCTGAACCTGCGTGTCGACTTATCTATTCGAAACAATTATACGGTCACCCGCAAGTATGAAAATGGCATTGTGATTAACCAGGATGCCGGAGGAAATCGCATCATATCGGTGAAAACATCGGGAGATTATGTGATCAACGAGCGCTTCAACGTACGTGTCTTCTTTGATCGTGTGATCACCAAACCGGTGCTGAGTTCATCTTTCCCGACAGCCAATACCAGTGCCGGTGTGAGTGTGAGGTTTACGCTGGCTCAGTAG
- the ruvA gene encoding Holliday junction branch migration protein RuvA produces MITQLRGRLVEKNPTQAVVDCNGVGYLLHISLHTYSALGADENILIYTHLVVREDAQILYGFATKEERETFRQLISVSGVGPSTAQMICSSLTPGEIRKAILDGNVGLLKSIKGIGAKSAERLIVDLRDKIGKSVNLAPVAGMEAAGSVRDEAVAALAQLGINRVQAERAVEKGLKEAGQEGRVEDVIKVALKNL; encoded by the coding sequence ATGATCACCCAACTCAGAGGCCGGCTGGTGGAGAAAAACCCAACCCAGGCGGTTGTGGATTGCAACGGTGTAGGTTACCTGCTGCACATTTCTCTACATACCTATTCGGCATTGGGTGCCGATGAAAATATCCTGATCTATACACACCTGGTGGTACGGGAAGATGCGCAGATACTCTACGGTTTTGCCACCAAAGAAGAGCGGGAAACGTTTCGGCAACTGATTTCTGTGTCGGGCGTGGGACCGTCAACCGCCCAGATGATTTGTTCGTCACTCACTCCCGGTGAAATACGAAAAGCCATCCTTGATGGAAACGTGGGACTGCTGAAAAGCATTAAAGGCATTGGTGCCAAGTCGGCCGAACGCCTGATCGTTGACCTGCGTGATAAGATCGGTAAGTCGGTGAATCTGGCACCGGTGGCCGGTATGGAAGCGGCCGGGTCGGTACGTGATGAAGCTGTGGCGGCGCTTGCACAGCTCGGTATCAATCGCGTACAGGCAGAGCGGGCCGTGGAAAAGGGCCTGAAAGAGGCAGGGCAGGAAGGCCGGGTGGAGGATGTGATCAAAGTGGCCTTAAAAAACCTATAA
- a CDS encoding NADP-dependent malic enzyme, giving the protein MGKNQKQEALEYHAQGRPGKVEVVPTKPYSSQRDLSLAYSPGVADPCVAIHEQPEDVYKYTAKGNLVAVISNGTAVLGLGNIGPEASKPVMEGKGVLFKIFADIDVFDIEVNNTEVDAFVNTVKAIAPTFGGINLEDIKAPECFEIEKRLREELDIPVMHDDQHGTAIISAAALINALEIVGKDIRDVKIVVNGAGASAVSCTKLYLALGATLDHIVMVDSKGVITKEREGLDEQKSFFATDRKIETLEEAMKDADVFLGLSKGNVVTGDMVKSMAANPIVFALANPDPEISWPEAMAAREDIVMATGRSDYPNQVNNVLGFPFIFRGALDVRATTINEEMKLAAVQAIANLAKEPVPEIVNQAYNARNMVFGKDYIIPKPMDPRLITRVAPAVAKAALETGVAKHTIEDWEGYDVQLIKRMGLDNKLIAAITTQARQNPKRVVFAEADHYKILKAAKMAKDEGIAKPILLGNEERIRKLMKDNHLDLGDTPIIDPRSEKEEDRRRQYGDLLFHKRQRRGFTDYESRHIMRERNYFGAMMVENGEADALISGLTRNYPDTVRPALQIIGTQKDVKRVAGMYILFTKKGPLFFADTTVNTNPTADELVDIAVLTARAVKQFNVQPRIAMLSYSNFGSSDGSECRKVREATATLKEKFPGLIVDGEVQANFALNPDMLRENFPFTELGKEGANTLIFPNLSAGNIAYKLVLELGASEVIGPVLLGLNKSVHVLQLGSSVREIVNMITLAVVDAQNKKKTQ; this is encoded by the coding sequence ATGGGTAAAAACCAAAAGCAGGAAGCGCTGGAATACCATGCCCAGGGCAGACCGGGCAAAGTAGAAGTAGTTCCGACAAAGCCTTACAGTTCCCAGCGTGACCTTTCGCTGGCATATTCTCCCGGCGTGGCCGATCCATGTGTGGCCATCCATGAACAGCCTGAAGATGTGTATAAATATACCGCCAAGGGCAACCTGGTAGCGGTGATCTCCAATGGCACGGCAGTGCTCGGACTTGGCAACATAGGTCCGGAAGCATCCAAGCCGGTGATGGAAGGGAAGGGTGTACTGTTCAAGATCTTTGCAGACATTGATGTGTTCGACATCGAGGTGAACAACACAGAAGTGGATGCATTCGTCAATACCGTCAAGGCCATTGCGCCTACGTTTGGAGGCATCAACCTGGAAGACATCAAGGCGCCCGAGTGTTTCGAGATTGAGAAACGCCTGCGTGAAGAACTGGACATACCGGTCATGCACGACGACCAACACGGAACGGCCATCATCTCCGCCGCTGCGTTGATCAATGCACTGGAGATCGTTGGCAAAGACATCCGGGATGTGAAAATTGTTGTGAACGGTGCCGGCGCATCGGCTGTATCCTGCACCAAGTTGTATCTGGCATTGGGTGCCACCCTGGATCATATTGTGATGGTCGACAGCAAAGGCGTGATCACCAAAGAAAGGGAAGGACTGGATGAACAGAAAAGTTTCTTTGCCACTGACCGCAAAATTGAGACGCTGGAGGAAGCCATGAAGGACGCGGATGTGTTCCTGGGGCTCTCAAAAGGCAACGTTGTTACCGGTGACATGGTCAAATCCATGGCGGCCAACCCCATCGTTTTTGCCCTTGCCAACCCCGATCCGGAGATCTCATGGCCTGAGGCCATGGCTGCCAGGGAAGATATCGTGATGGCCACCGGGCGTTCCGATTACCCCAACCAGGTGAACAACGTGCTCGGATTTCCATTCATTTTCCGGGGTGCACTCGATGTACGCGCTACCACCATCAACGAAGAGATGAAACTGGCCGCCGTGCAAGCGATCGCTAACCTGGCCAAGGAGCCTGTGCCCGAAATCGTGAACCAGGCGTACAATGCCCGTAACATGGTTTTCGGGAAAGACTATATCATTCCCAAACCCATGGATCCGCGCCTGATCACACGGGTGGCGCCTGCTGTGGCAAAGGCGGCACTGGAAACGGGCGTGGCCAAACATACTATTGAAGACTGGGAAGGATACGATGTCCAGCTCATCAAACGGATGGGCCTTGACAACAAGCTGATTGCAGCCATCACTACCCAGGCCAGGCAAAACCCCAAACGCGTGGTGTTTGCGGAAGCCGATCATTACAAGATCCTGAAGGCAGCCAAAATGGCCAAAGACGAAGGCATCGCCAAGCCGATCCTGCTGGGAAATGAAGAGCGGATCCGAAAACTGATGAAAGACAACCACCTTGATCTGGGTGATACACCCATCATCGATCCGCGCAGCGAAAAGGAAGAAGACCGTCGCCGGCAATACGGTGACCTCCTGTTCCACAAAAGGCAGCGCAGGGGATTCACGGACTATGAATCCAGGCACATCATGAGGGAACGAAATTACTTTGGTGCAATGATGGTTGAAAACGGGGAAGCGGACGCCCTCATTTCAGGTCTCACCCGCAACTACCCGGATACGGTGAGGCCCGCCCTGCAAATCATCGGAACCCAGAAAGACGTGAAGCGGGTGGCTGGCATGTACATCCTGTTCACAAAGAAAGGACCATTGTTCTTCGCCGATACCACGGTGAATACCAACCCAACCGCGGATGAACTGGTAGATATTGCCGTGCTCACGGCCAGAGCGGTTAAACAATTCAATGTACAACCACGCATCGCCATGTTGTCTTACTCGAACTTCGGTTCATCAGACGGGTCAGAATGCAGAAAGGTAAGGGAGGCCACAGCCACGTTGAAGGAAAAGTTTCCAGGACTGATCGTGGATGGCGAGGTGCAGGCCAATTTCGCCCTGAACCCCGACATGCTGCGTGAGAACTTTCCATTCACCGAATTGGGAAAAGAAGGTGCCAATACCCTGATTTTTCCGAACTTGTCTGCCGGTAACATTGCCTATAAACTTGTGCTCGAACTGGGAGCCAGTGAGGTCATCGGCCCGGTGCTGCTGGGATTGAACAAGTCGGTTCACGTATTGCAGCTGGGCAGTTCGGTTCGTGAGATCGTGAACATGATCACCCTGGCTGTGGTAGATGCACAGAACAAGAAAAAGACCCAATGA
- a CDS encoding NAD-dependent deacylase, with protein MNIVVLTGAGMSAESGISTFRDSGGLWEKYPLEEVATPEAFRRNPELVLDFYNQRRKQIMEVSPNVAHLILADLEKHHNVQIITQNIDDLHERAGSTRVTHLHGEIRKVRSTTDPRLVYDLDGWELKMGDTCEKGSQLRPHIVWFGEMVPMIEVAQQITQQAEMLIIIGTSMAVYPAAGLVHYAPRHIPKFLIDPNETEVGYVDNLSLIRKPATIGIAELALQLQTK; from the coding sequence ATGAATATAGTAGTTCTGACCGGTGCAGGCATGAGTGCCGAAAGTGGTATTTCAACATTCAGGGATAGCGGTGGATTGTGGGAAAAATATCCCCTTGAAGAAGTGGCCACACCCGAAGCTTTCCGCCGCAACCCGGAACTGGTGCTCGACTTCTACAACCAGCGACGCAAACAAATCATGGAGGTATCACCGAATGTCGCCCATCTCATCCTGGCCGATCTGGAGAAACACCACAACGTTCAAATCATTACACAAAACATAGACGATCTCCATGAACGTGCAGGTTCCACCAGGGTGACCCACCTGCATGGTGAGATCCGCAAAGTGCGAAGCACGACAGATCCCCGACTGGTTTACGACCTGGACGGATGGGAGCTTAAAATGGGTGATACCTGTGAAAAAGGTTCGCAGCTCAGGCCTCATATCGTATGGTTCGGTGAAATGGTGCCGATGATCGAAGTGGCACAACAAATCACCCAACAAGCCGAGATGCTGATCATCATTGGTACATCCATGGCTGTATACCCCGCTGCGGGCCTTGTGCATTATGCCCCGCGACATATACCCAAATTCCTGATCGACCCGAATGAAACCGAGGTCGGATACGTTGACAACCTTTCCCTGATTCGAAAACCAGCCACCATCGGCATTGCCGAACTGGCCCTGCAACTCCAAACCAAGTAA